TCTATTTGGAATATATGATAGATGAGCTCAACAATATCAGAAAATAGACAAAGGGTCTTTCCAAATATGATAGATGAGCTCAACGATATCAGAAAATGGACAGGGGGCCTGAATGACGATAAATGAGGGGCTCATCTTCACTCGGTTTATATGCTAATTGGTTAAAagtaattattgttagaaCTAAAAGTCATAATGTATTCGAATAAATAGTTGTGGTTTAAAGAGATGGTTGTTCTTACTACAAGATACTTCATCTTTATTCGGTTCGATTATACTCAAACAAAGTTTATGGGTatgaattagaaaaataagagtaCGATGTTACAATGAACCATATGCATACATATTACATAGTAAGCAGTGTTAGGGCTTGAGACCCTaccaattattatatttttttctattttaaaatatgtgaaaataattataaaaaactttaatatttatcaaaccgaaatttataaaattattatgaacTAATTGCGCATCTATCAATATTTTGGCTACTCCCATGTCCCATCACTTGAAATAACTACCTATACATGCTAGTATTATCTTCAGAAAATAAAGGTTACTACTTAATGTCATtctttagaaaatattaaaacaacaaagcataatgcaataaaatataagtaattttCTCAGCCCAGCCCAACTCACTTGGATTGAGCTCAGATTTATGAAAAAAGCCCAGTCAATTATTTCCAtgcttgaaaaataaaatatgtattttgaGAATGATTACGACGACTGCTATCTGAGAGATAATTTAGCTAATCAAATTAtactttacaaaataaattttagtttatgatattgagttaattgatttaattagggATTTACtattgttaattgatttatcGCTATCTAAACTGACAAACATTagtcaaaatatgaaaaaactTGGTGtcgtaagaaaaaaaaatcgttgTAATTTAGAAAGGACGACTTAGATATATACCTAATTAATCTacattgaaaaatcaaaatgttaaaaggaaaaagaatcGTATTCCAAGTATAtcctttaattaaaatatatctcCAAAATTTAGTTTCGCGCACGCCAGTATATTTCACACTCCGGACAAATTTTATAGTAGCAAATTATCATTATCTTAAatgtggaaaataaaattgggcTGCTACCTCATCATAtatttagttgaaaaaaattgtgaaaattaCAAACTTCTTAATTTACAATTcagattttattaaaatgtggGACTGACCAATTTCCGTGAAATtacaaactttgaaaattttcatgatttatttgacaatttatcctaaaaaaataggGATATTATgacacaaaaatattatggcAAAATGTCATTTTCCTTGCTTAtattatgtaaaattattgAGATGTATCATTATATGTAATTATGGCTGAAGATCGTGAGTATACAAtaaggaaaaaggaaagataCCTAAAATCTTATATTGCCAATGgaatacatttaattaagctaattattttaagaattaaacacaatatggaaaaaagaaaagaatatctAAAATCGTATATTGccctaaatttaattaagctaattattttaagaatCAAACGATGCACCAAATACAAAAAGGAATGGAAAAAAGAGGGGAAAGAATACCTAAAATTGAACattgtttattaaatatatttaattaaggaaattattttaagaattaaacGAGCCCCAAAAATAGCCCAACCAAAAAGctcaatcaaattattaaaccCTAAACCATAGAATTCTATAAATTCTCAACTCAGAAGGGTAAAATTTTCTTAACCAAAGAATTCAAGGGTAATTCTTGTGAGTAATTCTGAAATTACTCGCTCTTCTTTTTCCTCcgtttattgaatttgattttgagaaaTATGAAGATCGTTGCTGCTTATTTGTTGGCTGTGTTGGGCGGCAACGCCTCTCCCTCCGCCGAGGATATTTCCAACATTCTCGCCTCAGGTTCATACATACTCTCTTCGCATACATGTTTAATCattgaaatgtgtgaaattgAATGTTTCCCCTTGGAAATTGAGTTAATTTAGTGTAATTTGTATATGCTTCTGGAATTGTTTATGTTTGTGTATGTTGACAcgttttttttgaaattctgAGTGTTGATCATTAGGTTTGTTTCACGAAATTCTAAGttgattttatattcatcaagatttttagttttatcttACTGATCGGTGATACGCAAGTGTCATTGAACATTGTTATTGATGTAAACCATAATTTTAgctttcttttattattatttgtactGTTTATAGAGTAGGAAGAAATTTCTTAGTTGCATAAACACTCATCAAGGTTTATAGTTACTGTTTCACTTTTCCTACTTATgattaaacaaaaatgatCCTAGATCTGTGCAAGTGTTAATTTGCATTATTAATTCTGTAAAAGATTGATTTcatatgatgaaatttttgaatGAAAGTATTATAGTTATGCCCTGTTTCCCATTCACTGTGATGTTGTTTGTGTTTCAGTTGGAGCTGAGTGCGATCAGGAAAGAGTTCAACTCCTCTTGTCTCAAGTTGCTGGCAAAGATATGACTGAGTTGATTGCTGCAGGGAGGGAGAAATTGTCTACTGTACCCTCAGGAGGTGGTGCAGTTGCTGTTGCTGTCGCTGCACCTGCTGCTGGTGCACCCGCAGCAGCTGCTGAGGcgaagaaagaagagaaagaggaaTCTGATGAAGAGGTATGCTGTCAACCTGATGCATATGCTATATCCTATGCGCCCGAActaattatttgtttcttttgcaGGATATGGTGTTCAGTCTCTTCGACGACGAATAAgaagaaattttgttttagttttagatGCTGCTTGAATGACAGCCATTTTGCACACTCAATATGTGttacatactactactactttgttttggattttaattgctttGAATCATGTCATTTACTACATACTAATATAGTGGtatcattttttgaattacGATGCTTGTTTGTgtttaattatcatttaatCTGCAGACTATGAAGAAAGaacaaatttttcaatttctagtCATTGTGTTCATACCCCCTAAAATTACTAacatgaaacaaaaatcactttgaaaatttaaaaatctcgCCACATCAGATCCCATAATAATTCAAACCAATTTGGATCTTGAAATAATagtatgaattaaaatatatctgAATTCTTTGAATGTCCGATTTTTTTTGTCACGATAAAGTCACGCAAATGGAAAATATCATAAGaagtggagtagtataattttataaaaattcgaaattttcgattcaatttattattattgttattttggaaatattaaaaaatgctACCCTCATAAGTAGTAGGaaaattttcatgatttatttgacaatttaTCCTAAAAAAGTTAGGAATACTATgacacaaaaatattatggaaaaatgtcattttccttacttatatttatattatgcatacaaaataattgagatatattattatatgtaatTATGGTGGAAGATACCTAAAATTTCaaccaaaatttcaaacaCATGTAATACAAtaaggaaaaaggaaagataCTTAAATCGGTATATTGCCtattaaatacatttaattaagctAATTATGTtaagaattaaacacaataaggaaaaaaaggaaagaatatCTAAAATCGTATATTGCCTTACCTTTAATAAAgctaaatattttaagaatcACACGAGGCAccaaattggcaaataatacaaaaaggaaataaaagagAGGAAAGCATACCTAAAAAGTATATTGCCGattaaatacatttaattaaggAAATTATATTAAGAACTAAACGAGGCCCCGATGCCGAATAGGctaatataaaagagaaaactAGGAAAGAATATCTAAATTGGTAAATTGCCGTTTAAATACCTTTAATTTAggtaattatgaattaaacgAGGCCCCGAAATTAGCCCAAGCAAAGAATTTCTATAAATTCTGAACTCAGAAGGGTAAATCTCTAAACGGAAGAATTGAAGGGTAATTCCTCGGAGTAATTCTCAGAATTAGTTCTTCTTTTTCCGCCGtttattgattttggtttGAGAGATATGAAGATCGTTGCTGCTTATTTGCTGGCTGTGTTGGGCGGCAACACCTCCCCCTCCGCCGATGATATTTCCAACATCCTCGCCTCAGGTTCATACATACTCTCTTCGCATAAATACTTATTTAACTCTTCTTTCTTGTTCAATCATTGTATTGTGTGAAATCGAATGTTTCCCccacaaaattaagtaataTCTGCTCCTGGAATTGTTTACATTTGCTTGTTTGTGtttagaattttgaattttgtgtgtATTCGCGCGTTTTTATTGTTTACAATCGTAATTGGGGAAATTCCGAGGGTTGATCATTAGGTTTGTTTCACAGAATTCTAATTTACTGGAATTTTTGTCTTACTTATCGGTGTATGcatatgaaattgaatatcGTTATTGATGTAAACCacgatttttgttttcttttaatgtTTATGGAGTAGGAAGAAATTTCCTGCTTGTAAATCTGCATTGCtaaataattgtagttagGGTTGTTTTCATGAATTCTTAGTTGCATTTACATTCATCAAGGTTTTTAGTTACTGTGTATTTTTCAGTGTATAGGCTATTTTACTTGAAGTTGTCTTACAAGTCCATATTTGCAAGTAAAATCGAACTATTTTTCGTCTTATTACTGTTTCACATATGACTTTCCGTGTGTATGTGAAATTGTTCAATCTGgtgatttattatttgacaCTTATCCTTTTTATAGATTAGGAATTAAGTTGAATGGTAGTAGTAATTTGGTTTGTTTCATGGTATTTTTATACTGTTTCACTTTTCCTATTTAtgaagtagtagtaaataagGCTCCAGAAATTTCCTGCTTATGATATCAAGATCTATGCAAATGTTAATTTGCATTACTAAACAAGTGCAGTATTGTTTCTATAAAAGATTGATttcatatgattaaattttcgAATGACAGTCTATTATAGTTATATGCTCTGTTTTGCATTTACTGGGACGCTGTTCTAATACTAGCCGTGTTTCAGTTGGAGCTGAGTGCGATCAGGAAAGGGTTCAACTCCTTTTGTCTCAAGTTGCTGGCAAAGATATCACCGAGTTGATTGCAGCTGGGAGGGAGAAATTGGCTAACGTACCCTCAGGAGGTGGTGCAGTTGCTGTCGCTGCACCTGCTGGAGGTGGCGGTGGTGCACCTGCAGCAGCAGCTGAGGcgaagaaagaagagaaggtGGAAGAGAAAGAGGAGTCTGATGGAGAGGTAAGCTGTCGAACTTGGATACTTTGTCCGTCTGTCTTGATGCATATGGTATATCCTACGTGCTTGAATTGGAGGACGTGAACTAATTATTTGTTTCGTTTGCAGGATATGGTGTTCGGTCTCTTTGACGACTAAGAAATTTGTGAACAATGAAgaaatttagttttagttttagcTGGAGAAGATTTTGCTGCTTGAATGAGGGCCTTTTGCACAGTGAAGATAATACATTAGTAAGTACtttgttttgaatttcaattacTTAGAATGATTCATTTGCACAATGAAGTTAATACTAATAtcaatatagtagtagtatggATTTTTGAAGTACGATGGTTGTTTGTGTATGTGTTTAATTCttgatgtattttaattttttcctattttcgTTATACGAAAAATGATGATTTCGTCTGCATACGGCATACCATATACGAGACGAATAAAGAACGAATATCTTAATTTCTAATCATTTTCTTTACACCCCCTAATAACAGaccttttaaaaaagttaaaagcTAGCCAGGTATGatcttttcatatttcatttatgttcGAATACTGAATTagacttttttatatttcaaaccaaatttaattttgaaagaatataaattgaaGTAGATCTGAAATCTCTACATAtccaatttttcaaaaatcatcCTCCTATGCTACTACAAACAGAATCGGAAAATTAGAAATAGTTCAAATTTtctacaaaaattcaaaaatccaaagcaatgtatttatataataataataataatactaataattattattatgatagaaatatttaaaaatatatattatactccatttaaaaGCAACTAGCATGTTTGTATACATTCTAATTCATTCGATTCTTTGAAAACCATTctgaatataacaaaaaattcgaaatatttaatccaaattttagtaattaaattcgAATAAAATCCAGTAGTAATCCTACTCAGAATTAATTtctatgaaattttaaaaacaataaatacatGAAATGATGAAAGTACCAACCATCAAACCAACATTAACTGTAGGAAATTACCCAAAATAGCCCCCAAAAAACCTGCGGCATTTAGCTATGGCGACTGCCGCAGCTTCGGTGCACCACTTCATCTCCAATCCATTCACCCCGCGCTCTTCCGCCGGATTCCGGCGGCCGAGGAGCTCGAGCCGCCTTGTGGTGCGGTGCTGCGAGGGGCCTGCGGTTGAGGTCGCCGAGAAGAGAAACACGGCGGTGGTGAAGAATGGGAACGATTCGCTCGAGATATGCAGAGTCCTCAACGGCATGTGGCAGACCAGCGGCGGCTGGGGTCGAATTGACCGCGACGCCGCCGTTGATGCCATGCTCCGCTACGCCGACGCCGGTCTCTCCACCTTCGACATGGCTGACCACTGTAAGTGATTTTACAATTTTGCCCCTCACTGACGAGAGTGGAAAAATCcagataatttatttgattgcgTTTTTAAGTTTACCATTCCTGAAATTAATTTAGCATACATTtagtaaaatacaaaatgttggaaaaacaattaaatttggtcaaattttggtgtttttaaaatcagttgaaaaatatttccaaattttgtagtatattagtattagtatgtGGAAGTCAATATACAATCTATTCATAATGGAAATGACATTGTTTGGTtaacattaataatatattatacaaatccaaaattcttaattttttgaatagaccagaatttgaccaaatgtCATAATTTTTCAGTGAATAAAATCTGaaagaacaaaaaagaaagtaaaaataGATAAGAGATAACGTGGCATATTTTGTCACACAACATAGGAAAATACCAATGGTGGAGAATAGATTGCTAAGTAGTGACTCTTAGCCTTAGGAATTTTGGGATTCAATCTGCCCATGGCAGAGATTATGAGCAACTCATGTTCATGGAATCTTCTTCAATCCAATCCAATCAAGAACAGGGCTAAACACAATAGATCAATCCCAATTAGAAAATTGGTGTTTACCCCTTTTCAATGCTTGTTAACCAATGACAAGAAGAGAACTGAGGTCAAGAATGGGAAGGATTCCTTAAACATCTGCAGAGTGATCAATGGGACGTGGCAGACGAGTGGTGGCTGGGGTAGAATCGAGAAAGACAATGCAGTCGAGGCCATGCTTCAGTACACTGATGCTGGCCTCAACACTTTTGATTTGGCTGATATATGTAACAAAACCTACATATGACTTGTTGCACCACTTCTTGACTCGTCTCGTTTATGTCGTTGGCGTTGTTTTGATGCCACGCTTGTTGCTTGACAGATGGACCCGCGGAAGATCTCTATGGCATTTTTATTAACAGAGTGCGTAGAGAGCGCCCACCGGAGTACCTAGAAAGCGTTAGAGGGTAAGtaagtgagtaaagtaagcAACTATTCGGGTTAAGAAATTTCTGAAATTTAACAAAACTGTGGTGAATGCAGTCTTACAAAATGGGTGCCTCCGCCGGTGAAGATGACTAGCAGCTATGTTCGCGAGAGCATTAATGTTTCCCGGAAGAGAATGGATGTCGCCTCTCTTGACATGCTTCAGTTTCACTGGTAgtttgttttatcaatttatccGTTTGCTAATTACTCTGCGCGGCTTCTTTTGTGTGTTGAACTCGTTCGCTGTTCTGTGTAGGTGGGACTATTCGAATCTTGGCTACCTCGACGCTCTCAAACATCTCACAGACTTGAAGGAAGAaggtttgtttatttgttttgctcATGTGAATGTTGCTATAATGGGACTTGATTAGGTTGGATTACTTTAGCATTTGTTGTGTAGGTAAGATAAAGACAGTTGCTTTAACCAACTTTGATACTGTGAGGCTTCAGAAGATTCTAGAAAATGGGATTCCGGTTGTGAGCAACCAGGTAAGAGATTTCCTAGCTTTCTCAGATCTTCGCTGCAAGGTGTAATTCTTGACGTACGTTCTCTTTCTTCAGGTGCAGCATTCGATTGTTGACATGCGTCCGCAGCAGAAGATGGCCGAGCTTTGTCAGCTCACCGGAGTTAAGCTTATAacgtctctctctctttctctttgcATTTGCGTTATCGTTGCATAATCTAGACTGCCAAATGCCTCACTGGAAGTTCATCGACAGGTATGGCACGGTGATGGGTGGATTACTATCAGAGAAGTT
The genomic region above belongs to Salvia hispanica cultivar TCC Black 2014 chromosome 3, UniMelb_Shisp_WGS_1.0, whole genome shotgun sequence and contains:
- the LOC125216289 gene encoding 60S acidic ribosomal protein P2A-like — encoded protein: MKIVAAYLLAVLGGNASPSAEDISNILASVGAECDQERVQLLLSQVAGKDMTELIAAGREKLSTVPSGGGAVAVAVAAPAAGAPAAAAEAKKEEKEESDEEDMVFSLFDDE
- the LOC125215727 gene encoding 60S acidic ribosomal protein P2B-like, translated to MKIVAAYLLAVLGGNTSPSADDISNILASVGAECDQERVQLLLSQVAGKDITELIAAGREKLANVPSGGGAVAVAAPAGGGGGAPAAAAEAKKEEKVEEKEESDGEDMVFGLFDD
- the LOC125212510 gene encoding LOW QUALITY PROTEIN: flagellar radial spoke protein 5 (The sequence of the model RefSeq protein was modified relative to this genomic sequence to represent the inferred CDS: deleted 1 base in 1 codon) encodes the protein MQSPQRHVADQRRLGRIDRDAAVDAMLRYADAGLSTFDMADHYGPAEDLYGIFINRVRRERPPEYLESVRGLTKWVPPPVKMTSSYVRESINVSRKRMDVASLDMLQFHWWDYSNLGYLDALKHLTDLKEEGKIKTVALTNFDTVRLQKILENGIPVVSNQVQHSIVDMRPQQKMAELCQLTGVKLITYGTVMGGLLSEKFLDTNLTIPFAGPPLNTPSLQKYKRMVDAWGGWSLFQVLLQTLNKIAIKHGVSIPTVAVRYVLDQPGVAGSMVGVRLGLAEHIKDNNAIFSLVLDEEDVTSILQVTQKGKDLMKIIGDCGDEYRRA